Proteins encoded in a region of the bacterium genome:
- a CDS encoding non-canonical purine NTP pyrophosphatase: AAAPGRAVSEAVWCELTATGRLLGEVTRAPAGDRGFGYDPVFRPLGGERTLAEMAPAEKNAVSHRGVALRRLLDAARSVYAAEQ, from the coding sequence CGCCGCAGCGCCCGGCCGCGCCGTCAGCGAGGCGGTCTGGTGCGAACTGACGGCGACCGGCCGGCTGCTCGGCGAGGTGACCCGGGCGCCCGCCGGCGACCGCGGCTTCGGCTACGATCCGGTGTTCCGTCCGCTCGGCGGCGAGCGCACCCTGGCGGAGATGGCGCCGGCGGAGAAGAACGCCGTCAGCCATCGCGGCGTGGCCCTGCGCCGGTTGCTCGACGCCGCCCGGAGCGTGTACGCGGCGGAGCAGTGA